Within the Solwaraspora sp. WMMA2056 genome, the region GTTCTCCTCGACGAAGATCGCACCCTGGGCCTCCAGGGTCGAGACGACGTGCTTGTTGTGCACGATCTGCTTGCGGACGTAGACCGGGGCACCGTACAGCTTCAGCGCCTCCTCGACGGTCTGCACCGCCCGGTCGACCCCGGCGCAGTAGCCCCGGGGGTTGGCCAGCAGCACCCGCTTGGGTCGGACCGGATTCGCCTCACGCTCGCTCACCCGGCCGAGTCTACGTGCCGTCCGCCCGGACGGCAGAGCACGAGCGGCAGGGCGCGACGGCGTTGTCGGGGTCCGCCCGTACCCTGGCCGGGTGACCGACACCGAGACGACGCCGCGCAGCACCGCGGACGATCCGTGGCCGGTCCGGGTGGTCAGCCAGAAGATCAGCGCCTGGATCGGCCGGCTCGGCTGGGTCTGGGTCGACGGCCAGGTCGCGCAGATCAGCCGCCGGCCCGGCGCGACCACGGTGTTCCTGACCCTGCGGGATCCGGCGGCCGACCTGAGTCTGACCGTCACCACCCACCGGGACGTGCTCGACGCCGGTGCCCCGGAGCTGGCCGACGGTGCCCGGGTGGTGCTGCGCGCCAAGCCGGAGTTCTACCCGGCCCGGGGCACGCTGAGCCTGCGCGCCGACGAGATCCGCCAGGTCGGTCTGGGTGAACTGCTGGCCCGGTTGGAGAAGCTGAAGCGGCTGCTGGCCGCCGAAGGACTGTTCGACCGGGCCCGCAAACGCCGCCCACCGTTTCTGCCGCAACGTATCGGGCTGATCACCGGTCGGGCCTCGGCCGCCGAGCGGGACGTGTTGACCAACGCCCGCCGCCGCTGGCCGGCGGTCGACTTCCGGGTGGTCAACGTCGCCGTGCAGGGCCCCACGGCGGTGTCGCAGATGCTCGACGCGCTCGCCGTGCTCGACGCGGACCCGTCGATCGACGTGATCGTCGTCGCCCGGGGCGGCGGCAGCGTCGAGGACCTGCTGCCATTCTCCGACGAGGCACTGTGCCGGGCGGTGTTCGGCTGCCGGACCCCGGTGGTCAGTGCGATCGGCCACGAGACGGACACCCCGCTGCTGGACTACGTGGCCGACGTACGCGCCTCCACCCCGACGGACGCCGCGAAACGGCTGGTGCCGGATCTGGCCGAGGAGCAGCGGTTGATCGCCCTGGCCCGGCACCGGCTGGACCGCGCGGTGCTCGGCATGCTCGACCGGGAGTCGCACCGGCTGGAGATGGTGCGGTCCCGGCCGGTGCTGGCCCGCCCGCAGGTGCTGCTGGAGGGCCGGGCCGGTGAGGTCGACGTGCTGCGTGACCGGGCCACCCGCTGCGTGGCGCACCGGCTCGCCGCCGGCACCGCCGAGCTCGGGCACACTCTGGCCCGGCTGCGGGCGCTGTCACCGGCGGCGACCCTCGACCGGGGTTACGCGATCGTGCAGGACGCCGCCGGCCAGGTGGTCCGCTCCCCCGACGACGTGGCCGCCGGTGACCCGCTGCGGCTCCGGCTCGCCGGTGGCGACCTGCCGGCCGTCGCCGCCCGACGTGATTGACGAGGCAACCCAGGTGAGTACGAAGAAGGCAGCCACCGCCAGCGCCAGTGCCGCAGGCGGGTCGACCGGCGAAGCGGCCGCGACGGCGGAATCGTTGAGCTACGAGCAGGCCCGCGCCGAGCTGGCCTCGGTGGTGGAGCGGCTGGAGTCCGGCGGTACGTCGTTGGAGGACTCGCTGGCGCTGTGGGAACGCGGCGAGCAGCTCGCCGGCATCTGCCAGCGCTGGCTCGACGGTGCCCGCCAGCGCCTCGACACCGCCCGTCAGTCCCGCCCGACCACCGACTCCTGACACCGCCGCGATCTTGCACTTATCGCGAAGAAATGTCCGAATTGTCGGTCGATAAGTGCAAGATCGCGGCGGGTTGGGAGACGTGGGCGCTGACGATACGCCAGCCGGCGGGGCCGCGTACCCAGGTCTGCGACTGCCGACCAGGGTCGGCGGGGTCAACGGGGTCGGCGGGGTCGGCGGGGTTGGCGGGGTCGGCGGGGTGGTAGTCGAACCGGCAGGTGACCACGGCGACGTCGGCACCGAAGGTGGTCACAAGCACCTCGTGCAGCCGCCGGCCGGGCGGCAACGGCGGTTGCGCCGCCCGCCAGCGGCGCTGCTCGTCGATGCCGTACTGGTGGTCGGCGATGCCGAAGCGCACCGTGTGCTCCGACGACCAGAACCAGCCGACGATCGCCGCGACGTCGTTGTCGACCAGCGCCTTCTCGTAGCTGTCGAAGGCTTCCCGGACCTCGGCGCACACGTCAGGGCGGTTCACCTCGGCGCCCAGATCCAGGGGGTTCACCTCGGCGCTCACGGGGTGGCCGTCCCGAGGGCGGCGAGCAGGTCGGTCGAGTCGGCGACCCAGCCGAAGATGCCACCCTGCGCGGCGATCATCTCCAACCCGACGGTGTGGAACTGCGGGAAGTACGAGCCGACGCAGTCGGCGAGTACCAGGCACTCGTAGCCGCGGTCGTTGGCCTCCCGCACGGTGGTGTGCACGCAGACCTCGGTGGTGACGCCGGTGACCAGCAGACTGGTGATCGATCGTTCGCCGAGCAGGCCGTCGAGTTCGGTGGCGTAGAAGGCACCCTTTCCCGGCTTGTCGATCACCGGCTCACCGGGGACCGGCGCGAGCTCGTCGACGATGTCGTGGCCGTACTCGCCACGGATCAGGATCCGGCCGTACGGTCCAGGGTCACCGATGCGCCGGCTCGGCGCCCCACGTTGGCGCTTCGCGGGTGGGCAGTCGGACAGGTCGGGCAGATGTCCTTCGCGGGTGTGCACCACGGTCAACCCGAGCGCCCGGGCGGCGGCCAGCACCCGGCGCAGCGGGTCGATCGTGCGCCGCAGCTGGCTGACGTCGTTGCCGAGGCTCTCGCCGAAGCCACCCGGCTCCAGGAAGTCGCGCTGCATGTCGATGACGAGCAGCGCGGTGGTGGCCGGTTCGAAGGCGTACGCCGCCGGCCGGGCCGGCACCTGCACCAGATGACGGTGCGCCACGGGCCTGCTCACCGCTCGGTCGCCGCGATGACGTCGTCGGCGGTGGCCACGGCGCCGAACACTCCGCCCTGCATGGTGACCATGTGCAGGGCGGCGGTGTGGTTGCCAGGGTCGGTGGCACCGGTGCAGTCCGACAGGATCAGGCACTCGTAGCCGCGGTCGTTGGCCTCGCGCATCGTCGTGTGCACGCAGACGTCGGTGGTGATCCCGGTGAGGATCAGGTGGGTGATCCCGTGGGTACGCAGGACCAGGTCGAGGTTGGTGGCGTAGAAGGCGCCCTTACCGGGCTTGTCGACGACGACCTCGCCGGCCACCGGGGCGACCTCGGGCACGATCTCCCAGCCGGGCTCGCCCTTGATCAGGATTCGGCCGCACGGGCCGGCGCCGCCGATCTCGGCGCCGATGCGGGCCGACCGCCACTTCTTGTTGGCCGGCAGGTCGGACAGGTCCGGCGCGTGCCCTTCGCGGGTGTGCACCACGAGCATGCCGAGGGAGCGGGCGTGGGCCAGCAGCCGGGCAGTGGCCGGCAGGCCGGCCCGGGTGAGGCTGATGTCGTAGCCCATGGCGTCGACGTAGCCGCCCGGGCCGCAGAAGTCGGTCTGCCAGTCGATGCAGAGCAGCGCGGTGCGTTCGACCGGCGCGGCGCCGTCGTACGGCCAGAGGTAGGGGTCGGCCTTGACCGGACCGATGCGGGCCATCGCGCCTCCTTCGTCAGTACAGTCGATTGTCGACCGTACTGTTTCCGGCAGCGCATTCTGCGGTAACGAGCGTGTGACGCCGTCACCGGCCGAGCGATGGCCGGGCTGGTCAGCCGAGGTACGTCCGGGCTCCGTGGGCGGCCAGCTCCCGCAGCACCACCGCCGGGTCGCCCGCCTCGATCGCGGCCAGCAGCCGCTCGTGCCGGTGTACGCCGTCGACCGGCTGCGCCACCTCGGCCTCCCGACGCAGGTTGATCGCCATGTACAGCTGCAGCTTCACCAGCACCGACTCGTAGACAGCGGTCAGCTGCTGGTTGCCGGCCAGGCCGACCAGTTCGACGTGGAACCGCCGGTGTGCCTCGGCGATGCGCAGCCGGTCGGCGACCGCCGTCGCCAGCCGCATCTCCTCGATCGCCGCCCGCAGCCCGCCGAGTACGCCGGCCCGGCGCACCGGCAACGCCGTCTCCACGGCGTACCGCTCCAGAACGTCGCGGACCGCGTACAGCTCCTGGACGTCCCGGTCGGACAGAGTCGCGACCCGCACCCCGCGCCGCGGCACGTGCTCCACCAGGCCCTGCTGGGCGAGCAGGCGCAGCGCCTCACGCAGCGGTGCCCGGCTGATCCCGAGCCGGCGGGTCAGGTGCTCCTCGACGAGCCGCTCCCCCGGGTCGGTCTTGCCGCTGAGGATCTCGCGACGCAGCCGCCGCACAGCCAGCTCCACGAGGCTGATGCTCTCCAGCTCACCATCCACCGACGATGCGGCCACGTCGCTCACCCCGTTGAGTCTGCCACCCGGGCCGCGCAACCGGTTTCCCGCCCGTTTCCCGCGCCAGCGCGGCCGACCGACCGGGCCTCACCTGGCGGCGAGTGCGGTGGCCAACGCGGTGAACTCGCTCTCAGTCGCGCTACCGACCAGCAGGACGCTGCGCCGCGGGGTCAGCCACACCAGGGCGCGTTCGCCGGGCCGCGCCGCGTACCACTGCCAGGTCGCGGCCCCGATCTGGACCTGACCCTGCGGCTGCGCGGTCGCGGTCAGCTCGGCCACCAGCAGCTGCGGGACCGGCCGGGAGCTCTGCACCAGCTGCAGTGCTCCGCCGTCGGCGGTGACGTAGCCGATCCGCAGGGTCGGCCCCTCGGGGCCCGCCGGCCGGTACCCGGCGCTCACCGGATGCCAGTCCGGGCCCAGTCCGGCCGGCTCCAGCACCGGAAACTCGCCGGCCGACCGGGCCTGTTCGTAGGCCGGGCCGGGGTCGATCTCCACCGGCTCGTCGCCACCCAGAAGGACCTGGTACCCGACGAACACCAGCAGGATCGGCACCAGCAGGACGGCCAGCGACATCGCCATGTCCCTGGGCGAACGCCCCGACCGGTCACCGCCAGCGGTCGACGCACCAGCGGTCGGCCCGGCGCCCAGGGTGGTGCTCGGGGTGGCGGCGGCTCCGGCAGCTCGCTGCGCGGCGGCCCCGGCGGTCGGCTCGGCTGCGTCCATCGTTCCATCGTCCCAGCCCACGACGGTCCGCCGCGTGGGGCCCCGGCGACCCGCCCCGGTGCACCCGCACCGGCACGCCCGCGGCCGGACGTGCCAGGATTCCTCCAGGACCTGGCGCCGCCGGGGCGGGGTCGGCACGCACCCGCCGACAGCCGCCGCGCTCCAGGGCCCACGCCCCGCACCGTCGCGAGGAGGAGCCCCGATGCCCGAAGCCCGTACCCGACAGCCGCAGAATCTCGACCGTAACCTGGCCCTGGACCTGGTCCGGGTCACCGAGGCCGCCGCGATGGCCGCCGGCCGTTGGGTGGGTCGTGGTGACAAGGAGGGCGGCGACGGCGCCGCCGTCGACGCGATGCGCAAGCTGATCAACTCGATTCAGATGCGCGGGGTGGTGGTGATCGGCGAGGGCGAGAAGGACAACGCCCCGATGCTGTACAACGGCGAACAGGTCGGCGACGGCACCGGTCCCGAGGTCGACGTCGCGGTCGACCCGATCGACGGCACCACGCTGATGAGCAAGGGCATGCCCAACGCCCTCGCCGTGCTCGCGGTCGCCGAGCGGGGCGCGATGTTCGACCCGAGCGCCGTGTTCTACATGGAGAAGCTTGCCGTCGGCCCGGACTGTGCCGACGTCATCGACATCGACGCCGGTGTGCGGGAGAACCTGCGCCGGATCGCCAAGGTGAAGAAGTCCAGCATCTCCGACGTGACGGTGAGCATCCTGGACCGGGAACGCCACGGCGAACTGGTCCGGCAGGTCCGCGACGCCGGCGCGCAGATCCACTTCCTCTCCGACGGTGACATCGCCGGGGCGATCTCGGCCGCCCGCGACGAGTCGGACGTCGACGTGCTGATGGGCATCGGCGGCACCCCGGAGGGGATCACCGCCGCCTGCGCGCTCAAGTGCATGGGCGGGGCGATCCAGGGCAAGCTCTGGCCCCGCGACGACGACGAACGGGCCAAGGCCGTCGCGGCCGGGCACGACCTGGACCGGGTGCTGGACACCGACGACCTGGTGACCGGCGACAACTGCTTCTTCGTCGCCACCGGCGTGACCTCGGGCGACCTGCTGCGCGGCGTACGGTACCGGGCCGGCGGTGCCTACACCCAGTCGATCGTGATGCGGTCCAAGAGCGGCACGATCCGGGTCATCGACTCCTACCACCGGTTGGAGAAACTGGCGCTCTACTCGGCGGTCGACTTCGACGGCCGACCGATCGCCGAACTCGACGCCGGCGACTGAGCAGCGCCGACATCTGCCCAACGCCGGAACTGGCAGCGGCAGCGCGGGCCGGCGGGTCAGGTCCCGTCGGAGGAGTGACCGGGGAACAGGTGCGCGCTGGGGTCGATGGCCACGGCGGCGTTGTTGACCGCCGTGGCCGCCTCGCCGAACCCGGTCGCGATGAGCCGTACCTTGCCCGGGTAGTCGGCGATGTCGCCGGCGGCGAAGACCCGGGGCAGGTTGGTGGCCATCGCGCTGTCCACCCGGATGTGCCGCTTGTCGAGCGCGAGGCCCCAGGTCGTGAGGGGCCCGAGATCGGCGGT harbors:
- a CDS encoding DUF4245 domain-containing protein; this encodes MDAAEPTAGAAAQRAAGAAATPSTTLGAGPTAGASTAGGDRSGRSPRDMAMSLAVLLVPILLVFVGYQVLLGGDEPVEIDPGPAYEQARSAGEFPVLEPAGLGPDWHPVSAGYRPAGPEGPTLRIGYVTADGGALQLVQSSRPVPQLLVAELTATAQPQGQVQIGAATWQWYAARPGERALVWLTPRRSVLLVGSATESEFTALATALAAR
- a CDS encoding GntR family transcriptional regulator encodes the protein MSDVAASSVDGELESISLVELAVRRLRREILSGKTDPGERLVEEHLTRRLGISRAPLREALRLLAQQGLVEHVPRRGVRVATLSDRDVQELYAVRDVLERYAVETALPVRRAGVLGGLRAAIEEMRLATAVADRLRIAEAHRRFHVELVGLAGNQQLTAVYESVLVKLQLYMAINLRREAEVAQPVDGVHRHERLLAAIEAGDPAVVLRELAAHGARTYLG
- a CDS encoding exodeoxyribonuclease VII small subunit — translated: MSTKKAATASASAAGGSTGEAAATAESLSYEQARAELASVVERLESGGTSLEDSLALWERGEQLAGICQRWLDGARQRLDTARQSRPTTDS
- a CDS encoding isochorismatase family cysteine hydrolase; its protein translation is MARIGPVKADPYLWPYDGAAPVERTALLCIDWQTDFCGPGGYVDAMGYDISLTRAGLPATARLLAHARSLGMLVVHTREGHAPDLSDLPANKKWRSARIGAEIGGAGPCGRILIKGEPGWEIVPEVAPVAGEVVVDKPGKGAFYATNLDLVLRTHGITHLILTGITTDVCVHTTMREANDRGYECLILSDCTGATDPGNHTAALHMVTMQGGVFGAVATADDVIAATER
- the xseA gene encoding exodeoxyribonuclease VII large subunit; amino-acid sequence: MTDTETTPRSTADDPWPVRVVSQKISAWIGRLGWVWVDGQVAQISRRPGATTVFLTLRDPAADLSLTVTTHRDVLDAGAPELADGARVVLRAKPEFYPARGTLSLRADEIRQVGLGELLARLEKLKRLLAAEGLFDRARKRRPPFLPQRIGLITGRASAAERDVLTNARRRWPAVDFRVVNVAVQGPTAVSQMLDALAVLDADPSIDVIVVARGGGSVEDLLPFSDEALCRAVFGCRTPVVSAIGHETDTPLLDYVADVRASTPTDAAKRLVPDLAEEQRLIALARHRLDRAVLGMLDRESHRLEMVRSRPVLARPQVLLEGRAGEVDVLRDRATRCVAHRLAAGTAELGHTLARLRALSPAATLDRGYAIVQDAAGQVVRSPDDVAAGDPLRLRLAGGDLPAVAARRD
- a CDS encoding cysteine hydrolase, with amino-acid sequence MSRPVAHRHLVQVPARPAAYAFEPATTALLVIDMQRDFLEPGGFGESLGNDVSQLRRTIDPLRRVLAAARALGLTVVHTREGHLPDLSDCPPAKRQRGAPSRRIGDPGPYGRILIRGEYGHDIVDELAPVPGEPVIDKPGKGAFYATELDGLLGERSITSLLVTGVTTEVCVHTTVREANDRGYECLVLADCVGSYFPQFHTVGLEMIAAQGGIFGWVADSTDLLAALGTATP
- a CDS encoding AtzH-like domain-containing protein → MSAEVNPLDLGAEVNRPDVCAEVREAFDSYEKALVDNDVAAIVGWFWSSEHTVRFGIADHQYGIDEQRRWRAAQPPLPPGRRLHEVLVTTFGADVAVVTCRFDYHPADPANPADPADPVDPADPGRQSQTWVRGPAGWRIVSAHVSQPAAILHLSTDNSDISSR
- the glpX gene encoding class II fructose-bisphosphatase; protein product: MPEARTRQPQNLDRNLALDLVRVTEAAAMAAGRWVGRGDKEGGDGAAVDAMRKLINSIQMRGVVVIGEGEKDNAPMLYNGEQVGDGTGPEVDVAVDPIDGTTLMSKGMPNALAVLAVAERGAMFDPSAVFYMEKLAVGPDCADVIDIDAGVRENLRRIAKVKKSSISDVTVSILDRERHGELVRQVRDAGAQIHFLSDGDIAGAISAARDESDVDVLMGIGGTPEGITAACALKCMGGAIQGKLWPRDDDERAKAVAAGHDLDRVLDTDDLVTGDNCFFVATGVTSGDLLRGVRYRAGGAYTQSIVMRSKSGTIRVIDSYHRLEKLALYSAVDFDGRPIAELDAGD